The following proteins are co-located in the Helicobacter acinonychis genome:
- the rplF gene encoding 50S ribosomal protein L6, with protein sequence MSRIGKRIIEIPSSVQASVEGSKLLFKNNKEKHELETHNRVKITLENNQLSFQPIGEDVQSRAYWGTYGALANNIVIGLSTGFSKTLEVNGVGYKVALGNKTLDLSLGFSHPVKYPIPAGIEMVVEKNTITIKGSDKQKVGQVAAEIRSFRPPEPYKGKGVKYSDEVIIRKAGKTAKK encoded by the coding sequence ATGTCAAGAATTGGGAAAAGAATCATTGAAATTCCAAGCTCTGTGCAAGCGAGCGTTGAAGGGAGCAAGCTTCTTTTTAAAAACAATAAAGAAAAGCATGAGTTAGAAACTCATAACCGAGTGAAAATCACGCTTGAAAACAACCAATTGAGCTTCCAACCTATAGGCGAAGATGTGCAGTCTAGGGCTTATTGGGGGACTTATGGGGCGTTAGCCAATAATATTGTAATAGGCTTAAGCACCGGTTTTAGTAAGACTTTAGAAGTCAATGGCGTGGGCTATAAAGTGGCTTTAGGCAATAAGACTTTGGATTTGAGCTTGGGTTTTAGCCACCCAGTGAAATACCCCATTCCAGCAGGGATTGAAATGGTGGTGGAAAAAAACACGATCACTATCAAGGGGAGCGATAAGCAAAAAGTAGGGCAAGTCGCCGCTGAAATCAGAAGCTTCAGACCCCCAGAGCCATATAAGGGCAAGGGTGTGAAATACAGCGATGAAGTCATTATTAGAAAAGCTGGTAAAACGGCTAAAAAATAA